One segment of Xiphias gladius isolate SHS-SW01 ecotype Sanya breed wild chromosome 1, ASM1685928v1, whole genome shotgun sequence DNA contains the following:
- the ccnd1 gene encoding G1/S-specific cyclin-D1, which yields MEDQLLCCEVDSIRRAYQDVNLLNDRVLHTMLKAEETYLPSPNYFKCVQKEIVPKMRKIVATWMLEVCEEQKCEEEVFPLAMNYLDRFLSVEATRKTRLQLLGATCMFLASKMKETVPLTAEKLCIYTDNSVQPGELLQMELLVLNKLKWDLASVTPHDFIEHFLSKLKIYPSTKQILRKHAQTFVALCATDVNFIASPPSMVAAGSVVAAVQGLYLKSQDASLSSQNLTNFLSQVIRSDPDCLRSCQEQIESLLESSLRQAQQHSNTAETKRVDEDVDLSCTPTDVRDINI from the exons ATGGAGGACCAGCTGCTGTGCTGCGAGGTGGACTCCATCAGGAGAGCCTACCAGGACGTCAACCTGCTCAACGACCGAGTTCTCCACACCATGCTGAAGGCAGAGGAAACCTACCTACCGTCACCAAACTATTTTAAGTGTGTTCAGAAAGAAATCGTACCTAAAATGAGGAAAATAGTTGCCACATGGATGTTAGAG GTCTGCGAGGAACAGAAATGTGAGGAGGAGGTTTTTCCCCTGGCTATGAACTATTTGGACAGATTTTTATCAGTGGAGGCCACCAGGAAAACACGACTGCAGCTGCTAGGAGCAACATGCATGTTTCTAGCATCAAAGATGAAGGAGACAGTGCCCTTAACAGCGGAGAAACTCTGTATCTACACGGACAACTCGGTCCAGCCCGGAGAACTGCTG CAAATGGAGCTGCTGGTTCTCAACAAGCTGAAGTGGGATCTGGCTTCAGTCACACCTCACGACTTCATTGAACACTTCCTGTCCAAGCTGAAGATCTACCCGTCCACCAAGCAGATCCTCAGGAAACACGCCCAGACCTTCGTGGCTCTCTGTGCTACAG ATGTTAACTTCATTGCCAGTCCTCCGTCCATGGTGGCGGCAGGCAGTGTGGTTGCAGCTGTTCAGGGTCTCTACCTGAAGAGCCAAGATGCCTCCTTGTCCTCCCAGAACCTCACCAACTTCCTGTCGCAGGTCATTCGCAGTGACCCG GACTGCTTGCGATCATGTCAGGAGCAGATAGAGTCTCTGCTGGAGTCTAGCCTGCGGCAGGCTCAGCAGCACAGCAACACAGCAGAAACCAAACGTGTGGACGAGGACGTGGACCTGTCCTGCACTCCGACAGACGTCAGAGACATCAACATCTGA